A window of the Cannabis sativa cultivar Pink pepper isolate KNU-18-1 chromosome X, ASM2916894v1, whole genome shotgun sequence genome harbors these coding sequences:
- the LOC115718587 gene encoding putative F-box protein At5g60060 has protein sequence MPNYKKERDNNLWKVYSTINSSSEQHSTKKKKYIKKSNLLLLPSYNKPFAGSSLGWLATLDNKFAVTLHKPQSNNNNKSIIIILPPLFPPRMHTSSHPYWAEHIYRFTIFKPNPISNPKDFIMVVIYGSFLQLAYIRPSKHNKWIRIPSLFSSSSSSSPTPSIETFEDVLYYKDTLYALLHKNGRLVSFDITYDSTTQQSLKLLVGPSIPRDKKSFCYKKYLVESYKDQLLQVQKYVKYNKAEREQVTIKFRVFKLNNDRSRWVEVEELEDEALFLGDNESLSVKVSSANSTECDSNCIYFLHDKNTTGRFDDDGPLDSGVYNLKTRSFVRRFNVDKNHFSKMGGRIPIWISED, from the coding sequence ATGCCCAActataaaaaagaaagagacAATAATTTATGGAAAGTTTATAGTACAATAAACTCATCATCAGAACAACACAGTACTAAGAAGAAAAAGTACATTAAAAAATCTAACTTGTTATTGCTTCCTTCCTATAATAAACCTTTTGCAGGCTCATCCTTAGGTTGGTTAGCCACACTTGATAACAAATTTGCTGTAACACTCCATAAGCCacaatcaaataataataataaaagtatcATAATAATCCTTCCCCCACTATTTCCTCCAAGAATGCATACAAGCAGCCACCCTTATTGGGCTGAGCATATCTATAGGTTTACAATATTTAAACCAAATCCAATATCAAATCCAAAGGATTTCATCATGGTAGTTATATATGGTAGTTTTTTACAGTTGGCTTATATTAGACCTTCTAAACACAATAAATGGATTCGTATACCTTcattattttcatcatcatcatcatcgtctCCTACTCCCTCTATAGAGACTTTTGAGGATGTTTTATACTACAAGGATACACTTTATGCCCTTCTTCATAAAAATGGTAGGCTTGTTTCTTTTGACATTACTTACGATTCAACCACCCAACAAAGCTTAAAATTACTTGTTGGTCCTTCTATTCCAAGAGATAAGAAGTCTTTTTGTTATAAGAAATATCTTGTGGAGTCATATAAAGATCAACTTTTACAAGTTCAAAAGTATGTCAAATACAATAAAGCTGAAAGAGAACAAGTGACCATAAAATTTAGAGTTTTCAAATTGAACAATGATCGATCAAGATGGGTTGAGGTGGAAGAATTGGAAGACGAAGCTTTGTTTTTGGGTGATAATGAATCATTATCTGTTAAAGTTTCATCGGCTAATTCTACAGAATGCGATAGTAATTGCATATACTTCCTCCATGACAAGAATACTACTGGTAGGTTTGATGATGATGGACCTTTAGATTCGGGGGTTTACAATCTTAAAACTCGTTCTTTTGTACGCAGATTCAACGTTGATAAGAACCACTTTTCCAAAATGGGTGGAAGAATACCCATTTGGATTAGTGAAGATTAA
- the LOC133031956 gene encoding uncharacterized protein LOC133031956, giving the protein MKILAWNCRGLGNAAIVRQLKELIRKSNLEVLILSEVRLKEEKCFCLMRKLQFPGICYVPPMGTGGGLALCWRLGVDCNIQNADKNLITGIISSDPLDRPWMVMGIYGPPSYGDKEDFWKNLGEIVDQCNLPMLLMGDLNGTLKDGECLNYVKASSTTRYSFDLRRMVHRTGLIDLGYTGVKYTWFKHNMDPLVGVSLKRARLDRALASTDWRIVWPNAIVTHLTATSSDHNPILLDSSGGKYCTKPQFKYEMMWERDPRVFWVVKQAWNELSHEHPMVKLYRKSSIQRLLLPNGIRYTLGG; this is encoded by the coding sequence ATGAAAATATTGGCGTGGAATTGTCGCGGGCTCGGGAATGCCGCGATAGTTCGTCAACTGAAGGAGCTCATCCGGAAGTCAAATCTCGAAGTTTTGATCCTATCTGAAGTAAGGCTAAAAGAAGAGAAGTGTTTTTGTCTCATGAGGAAACTTCAATTCCCAGGCATTTGCTATGTCCCTCCTATGGGAACCGGGGGTGGCCTAGCTTTATGTTGGCGATTGGGAGTGGACTGTAACATTCAGAATGCTGATAAAAATTTGATTACTGGTATCATTTCGTCTGACCCTCTAGACCGCCCTTGGATGGTAATGGGCATCTACGGTCCTCCTAGTTACGGGGATAAGGAGGATTTCTGGAAGAATTTGGGGGAAATTGTTGATCAATGCAACCTGCCTATGCTTTTAATGGGTGATCTCAATGGAACCTTAAAAGATGGGgaatgcttgaattatgttaaagcTTCCAGCACAACGAGATACTCATTCGATCTAAGAAGGATGGTCCACCGCACTGGGTTAATTGATTTGGGTTACACTGGGGTCAAGTATACCTGGTTCAAGCATAATATGGATCCCTTGGTGGGAGTTTCTCTGAAAAGGGCACGTCTTGATCGAGCCCTGGCATCAACAGATTGGCGAATTGTGTGGCCAAATGCAATTGTTACTCACCTCACAGCCACATCATCTGATCATAATCCCATTCTTCTCGATTCCTCAGGTGGGAAATATTGCACCAAGCCTCAATTCAAATATGAAATGATGTGGGAAAGAGATCCACGGGTGTTCTGGGTGGTTAAACAAGCATGGAATGAGTTAAGTCATGAGCACCCGATGGTCAAGTTATACCGCAAATCAAGCATACAAAGGCTTCTCTTACCAAATGGAATAAGGTACACTTTAGGAGGTTAA